The Triticum dicoccoides isolate Atlit2015 ecotype Zavitan chromosome 6A, WEW_v2.0, whole genome shotgun sequence genome has a window encoding:
- the LOC119318372 gene encoding uncharacterized protein LOC119318372, which yields MALRLINPSRKPLLHVPRPSSSSFSSSSSSNNSPPFPPPPPPPSDDPGHPPPNHGEGPQRPAASSIFLDIRERLKSSPAPPPPRRIPANPLRPGGPPAAPSVGLDDIKRSLESFRAGSPRLSGPGVGGGVGGGANPSFQDLLKNSAASPAGRPQGGGSPNAGGGKPFSFSFESIRESIRKIDPQQERQRQPPLRFLNNTPDNIFGREMRQRAGKPQPGEGKEDEDAGVFLANEYTPEQLGQMLRELRPADAGKDGKEWFSLQELQGRIAKIAEKERGQADPRYGGEFGLLRQTLTSLHKDQKGQKKHVSTVQHMSLFANIGGKPLPEYMLSNLPPQEELLERYFHPDHMSGEEKMKLELQKVRDEFKMSENDCGSARVQIAQLTLKIKHLSSVLHKKDKHSRKGLQDMVQRRKKYLKYLRRTDWDSYCLVLSKLGLRDTPEYKAADYKKTQPTKAQSKKSKSKRKRKMKA from the exons atggcgctCCGGCTGATCAACCCGAGCAGGAAGCCCCTCCTCCACGTGccccgcccctcctcctcctccttctcctcctcgtcctcctccaacAACAGCCCTCccttccctccccctcccccgccgcccTCCGACGACCCCGGCCACCCGCCCCCGAACCACGGCGAGGGCCCCCAGAGGCCGGCGGCGTCCTCGATCTTCCTCGACATCCGCGAGCGCCTCAAGTCGTCCccggcgccgcccccgccgcgccgGATCCCGGCCAACCCGCTCCGCCCCGGCGGGCCGCCCGCGGCCCCCTCCGTCGGCCTCGACGACATCAAGCGCAGCCTCGAGTCCTTCCGCGCCGGCTCCCCCCGCTTATCCGGCCCCGGCGTTGGCGGCGGTGTCGGCGGAGGCGCCAACCCGTCGTTCCAGGACTTGCTCAAGAACAGCGCCGCCTCCCCGGCGGGTCGCCCCCAGGGAGGAGGATCCCCCAACGCCGGCGGCGGCAAGCCGTTCAGCTTCAGCTTCGAGTCCATCCGCGAGAGCATCCGCAAGATCGACCCGCAGCAAGAGAGGCAGCGCCAGCCGCCTTTGCGGTTCCTGAACAACACCCCGGACAACATCTTCGGGAGGGAGATGCGCCAGAGGGCCGGGAAGCCGCAGCCCGGGGAGGGGAAGGAAGACGAGGACGCCGGCGTTTTTCTCGCTAATGAATACACTCCCGAACAGCTTGGGCAGATGCTCAGGGAGCTCCGGCCGGCGGACGCAGGGAAGGACGGGAAGGAGTGGTTCTCTCTCCAGGAGCTGCAGGGGCGGATCGCCAAGATCGCGGAGAAGGAGAGGGGCCAGGCTGACCCGCGGTATGGCGGCGAGTTTGGTTTGCTCCGGCAGACCTTAACGAGCCTCCATAAAGATCAGAAAGGGCAGAAGAAGCATGTCAGCACTG TCCAGCATATGTCACTATTTGCAAACATCGGTGGAAAGCCGCTGCCGGAGTACATGCTGAGCAATCTTCCGCCGCAGGAGGAGTTGCTAGAGAGG TATTTCCATCCTGATCACATGTCAGGcgaagagaagatgaaattggagctTCAGAAGGTCAGGGATGAGTTCAAGATGTCCGAGAATGACTGTGGTTCCGCACGAGTTCAAA TAGCCCAACTGACACTAAAAATCAAGCACTTGTCATCCGTTCTACACAAAAAG GATAAGCACTCTCGAAAGGGGCTCCAGGACATGGTCCAGAGGAGGAAGAAGTACCTCAAGTACCTGCGCAGGACCGACTGGGACTCATACTGCCTCGTCCTGTCAAAGCTGGGGCTCCGCGACACGCCCGAGTACAAGGCGGCCGACTACAAGAAGACCCAGCCGACGAAGGCGCAGTCGaagaagagcaagagcaagaggaaGAGAAAGATGAAGGCGTAG
- the LOC119318373 gene encoding N-alpha-acetyltransferase 35, NatC auxiliary subunit-like isoform X1: MALPQFHLVWTEHLTFNELLMSSTIFSHATWHKGHTLAQTVFTCIYLMKMERISSHAVLNSFCRILRATCNSVISVVSTARTHEEEDLFTMSFGLPLNGEGDDKCLSVLNSVEETISRQLRACKSQALSKKKTLEEFESLQDNPELEEGYCRALLCRLRFRKHFHHVVTCMRKPQGRGLDLARKHVTSCLAELSLMLKSQEFLKSRSDITSQKGDESCTTASGCCPIGFDVSLNSRLLSPAPPRAVQILAWSDAIRYFEKLLHDLDIICALSLDPVLENVLHFIAQFQKSVPDLVPRAFLQTLLVQDGKLYGRDLFCDVISRALSLPDIIGDKEFQSNEFVVQLGQLVINLLKILCTNTAWQRRKLGKSLQDWSTISIQLELALKREFGETRNVLADENMCMRVSKQLLVWSQEHTYWIASRFLILGFELDLYSPSEYCMVYWYMHVVFIKLIEKMQLRILASNENSRRKGKKKKDHSKDSVRDTPFPPSCLLLQCYVLLSEGLSMLLAALRKESKSFQSPSIFNTEQERFMQHFDLLQKAQIPECITYYSFKEAAAQAYMADVMKYNFFKEIQKIIPSLKGSFASEPEKLAELRQIEQVAEHNRIALNIINHVGASDPKLRVSFEFTHHPHFAVAVVKRS, translated from the exons ATGGCATTGCCCCAGTTCCACTTAGTTTGGACAGAACACTTGACATTCAACGAACTCTTGATGTCATCGACCATCTTTTCTCAT GCAACCTGGCACAAGGGTCACACTCTAGCACAAACTGTCTTCACATGTATCTACCTTATGAAAATGGAGAGAATTTCATCGCATGCTGTCCTAAATAGCTTCTGCAGGATTTTGCGTGCTACTTGTAATTCTGTCATTTCTGTCGTTTCAACTGCCCGAACTCATGAG GAAGAAGACCTCTTTACGATGTCTTTTGGACTGCCTTTGAATGGTGAAGGTGATGATAAGTGCTTGTCAGTTCTGAACTCGGTTGAAGAGACAATATCTCGTCAATTGCGTGCATGTAAATCCCAAGCATTATCCAAGAAAAAAACACTAGAAG AGTTTGAATCACTGCAGGATAATCCTGAGCTGGAAGAGGGTTACTGCAGAGCCTTGTTGTGCAGATTACGTTTTCGTAAG CATTTTCACCATGTGGTTACGTGCATGAGGAAACCTCAAGGAAGAGGATTGGATTTGGCTCGCAAGCATGTTACGTCATGCTTGGCTGAGCTTAGTTTGATGCTGAAGTCCCAAGAGTTCCTTAAGTCTCGGTCTGACATTACATCGCAAAAAGGTGATGAAAGCTGCACCACTGCATCAGGTTGCTGCCCTATTGGCTTTGATGTCAGTCTGAATAGCAGACTTCTGAGTCCAGCACCACCGCGTGCTGTTCAAATACTCGCCTGGAGTGAT GCAATTAGGTACTTTGAGAAGCTTCTGCATGATCTAGATATCATTTGTGCTCTGTCGCTTGATCCCGTGCTTGAGAATGTTCTTCACTTCATTGCACAGTTCCAAAAATCTGTACCTGATTTGGTTCCTAGAGCATTTCTTCAG ACTTTATTGGTTCAAGATGGCAAACTTTATGGGCGAGACTTGTTTTGCGATGTAATTTCAAGGGCTTTGTCATTACCGGATATTATAGGAGATAAGGAATTCCAGTCGAATGAGTTTGTAGTGCAGCTAGGTCAG TTGGTTATCAACTTGCTTAAAATTCTCTGTACAAACACTGCATGGCAACGGCGCAAGCTTGGGAAGAGCTTGCAGGATTGGAGTACCATTTCCATACAG TTGGAGCTTGCATTGAAAAGAGAGTTCGGTGAAACTAGGAATGTCTTGGCCGATGAG AACATGTGCATGAGAGTATCAAAGCAACTACTTGTTTGGTCTCAAGAACATACATACTGGATTGCTTCTCGGTTTCTCATATTGGGTTTTGAGCTTGACCTCTATTCTCCGAGTGAATACTGTATGGTGTACTGGTATATGCATGTGGTGTTTATAAAGCTGATAGAGAAGATGCAGTTACGAATCCTTGCTAGCAACGAAAACT CGCGAagaaaagggaaaaagaagaaggatcATTCAAAGGACTCTGTACGAGACACACCATTTCCTCCTTCATGTTTATTGCTTCAGTGCTATGTTCTATTATCAGAAGGACTTTCAATG TTGCTGGCTGCCCTGAGGAAGGAAAGCAAGTCATTCCAGTCACCAAGTATCTTCAATACTGAACAAGAG AGATTCATGCAGCATTTCGATCTTCTCCAGAAAGCACAAATACCCGAGTGCATTACCTACTACAGTTTCAAGGAAGCGGCTGCCCAGGCATACATGGCA GACGTAATGAAATACAACTTTTTCAAGGAAATCCAGAAGATAATCCCCTCCTTGAAAGGTAGTTTTGCGAGCGAACCAGAAAAGCTTGCAGAGCTCCGCCAGATTGAACAGGTTGCCGAGCACAATAGGATAGCCCTAAACATCATCAACCACGTTGGTGCTAGCGATCCGAAACTGAGGGTTTCGTTTGAGTTTACGCACCATCCCCACTTTGCGGTCGCAGTTGTAAAGAGATCATAG
- the LOC119318373 gene encoding N-alpha-acetyltransferase 35, NatC auxiliary subunit-like isoform X2: MEAGSSSPAGPAPGPPPSIPPSGDQGVWADVSPLIAAACADLQDGELVHGENFSLFAAMSALEIMDPKMDSGIERSGYYSIDEAIEDGIAPVPLSLDRTLDIQRTLDVIDHLFSCEATWHKGHTLAQTVFTCIYLMKMERISSHAVLNSFCRILRATCNSVISVVSTARTHEEEDLFTMSFGLPLNGEGDDKCLSVLNSVEETISRQLRACKSQALSKKKTLEEFESLQDNPELEEGYCRALLCRLRFRKHFHHVVTCMRKPQGRGLDLARKHVTSCLAELSLMLKSQEFLKSRSDITSQKGDESCTTASGCCPIGFDVSLNSRLLSPAPPRAVQILAWSDAIRYFEKLLHDLDIICALSLDPVLENVLHFIAQFQKSVPDLVPRAFLQTLLVQDGKLYGRDLFCDVISRALSLPDIIGDKEFQSNEFVVQLGQLVINLLKILCTNTAWQRRKLGKSLQDWSTISIQLELALKREFGETRNVLADENMCMRVSKQLLVWSQEHTYWIASRFLILGFELDLYSPSEYCMVYWYMHVVFIKLIEKMQLRILASNENSRRKGKKKKDHSKDSVRDTPFPPSCLLLQCYVLLSEGLSMLLAALRKESKSFQSPSIFNTEQERFMQHFDLLQKAQIPECITYYSFKEAAAQAYMADVMKYNFFKEIQKIIPSLKGSFASEPEKLAELRQIEQVAEHNRIALNIINHVGASDPKLRVSFEFTHHPHFAVAVVKRS, from the exons ATGGAGGCGGGCTCCTCCTCGCCCGCGGGCCCCGCGCCGGGGCCGCCGCCCTCCATACCCCCCTCCGGCGACCAGGGCGTCTGGGCCGACGTCTCGCCGCTCATCGCCGCCGCCTGCGCTG ATCTCCAAGATGGGGAACTTGTTCATGGGGAGAACTTCAGTTTGTTTGCCGCAATGTCTGCATTGGAA ATAATGGACCCTAAAATGGATTCTGGTATCGAGAGAAGTGGATATTATTCCATCGATGAAGCCATAGAAGATGGCATTGCCCCAGTTCCACTTAGTTTGGACAGAACACTTGACATTCAACGAACTCTTGATGTCATCGACCATCTTTTCTCATGTGAG GCAACCTGGCACAAGGGTCACACTCTAGCACAAACTGTCTTCACATGTATCTACCTTATGAAAATGGAGAGAATTTCATCGCATGCTGTCCTAAATAGCTTCTGCAGGATTTTGCGTGCTACTTGTAATTCTGTCATTTCTGTCGTTTCAACTGCCCGAACTCATGAG GAAGAAGACCTCTTTACGATGTCTTTTGGACTGCCTTTGAATGGTGAAGGTGATGATAAGTGCTTGTCAGTTCTGAACTCGGTTGAAGAGACAATATCTCGTCAATTGCGTGCATGTAAATCCCAAGCATTATCCAAGAAAAAAACACTAGAAG AGTTTGAATCACTGCAGGATAATCCTGAGCTGGAAGAGGGTTACTGCAGAGCCTTGTTGTGCAGATTACGTTTTCGTAAG CATTTTCACCATGTGGTTACGTGCATGAGGAAACCTCAAGGAAGAGGATTGGATTTGGCTCGCAAGCATGTTACGTCATGCTTGGCTGAGCTTAGTTTGATGCTGAAGTCCCAAGAGTTCCTTAAGTCTCGGTCTGACATTACATCGCAAAAAGGTGATGAAAGCTGCACCACTGCATCAGGTTGCTGCCCTATTGGCTTTGATGTCAGTCTGAATAGCAGACTTCTGAGTCCAGCACCACCGCGTGCTGTTCAAATACTCGCCTGGAGTGAT GCAATTAGGTACTTTGAGAAGCTTCTGCATGATCTAGATATCATTTGTGCTCTGTCGCTTGATCCCGTGCTTGAGAATGTTCTTCACTTCATTGCACAGTTCCAAAAATCTGTACCTGATTTGGTTCCTAGAGCATTTCTTCAG ACTTTATTGGTTCAAGATGGCAAACTTTATGGGCGAGACTTGTTTTGCGATGTAATTTCAAGGGCTTTGTCATTACCGGATATTATAGGAGATAAGGAATTCCAGTCGAATGAGTTTGTAGTGCAGCTAGGTCAG TTGGTTATCAACTTGCTTAAAATTCTCTGTACAAACACTGCATGGCAACGGCGCAAGCTTGGGAAGAGCTTGCAGGATTGGAGTACCATTTCCATACAG TTGGAGCTTGCATTGAAAAGAGAGTTCGGTGAAACTAGGAATGTCTTGGCCGATGAG AACATGTGCATGAGAGTATCAAAGCAACTACTTGTTTGGTCTCAAGAACATACATACTGGATTGCTTCTCGGTTTCTCATATTGGGTTTTGAGCTTGACCTCTATTCTCCGAGTGAATACTGTATGGTGTACTGGTATATGCATGTGGTGTTTATAAAGCTGATAGAGAAGATGCAGTTACGAATCCTTGCTAGCAACGAAAACT CGCGAagaaaagggaaaaagaagaaggatcATTCAAAGGACTCTGTACGAGACACACCATTTCCTCCTTCATGTTTATTGCTTCAGTGCTATGTTCTATTATCAGAAGGACTTTCAATG TTGCTGGCTGCCCTGAGGAAGGAAAGCAAGTCATTCCAGTCACCAAGTATCTTCAATACTGAACAAGAG AGATTCATGCAGCATTTCGATCTTCTCCAGAAAGCACAAATACCCGAGTGCATTACCTACTACAGTTTCAAGGAAGCGGCTGCCCAGGCATACATGGCA GACGTAATGAAATACAACTTTTTCAAGGAAATCCAGAAGATAATCCCCTCCTTGAAAGGTAGTTTTGCGAGCGAACCAGAAAAGCTTGCAGAGCTCCGCCAGATTGAACAGGTTGCCGAGCACAATAGGATAGCCCTAAACATCATCAACCACGTTGGTGCTAGCGATCCGAAACTGAGGGTTTCGTTTGAGTTTACGCACCATCCCCACTTTGCGGTCGCAGTTGTAAAGAGATCATAG